Sequence from the Enhydrobacter sp. genome:
TATCAAATCCGTCGCATGCTGACGGAGAAGACGGTGCGCGCTTCCGACCGGCGGGCGGTGTTCGTCGGCCTCGACGCCTATGAGGCCGCCGGCGGCGTGGTGCTGCGCGACCTGTTCCAGTCCGATGATGGCGGCTGGCTCGAAGACATCACGCTGCTAGACGGCCTGGTCGCCGAGAAGCTGAAGGCCGAGGCGGAGACCATCGCCGCCGGGGGCTGGAAGTGGATCGAGGTCGCCGTCGACTTCCCCTATGGCCACACCCACGGGCTGCGTGCGCTGGAGGGCGTCGCCATCGATCTCACCAGCGAGGAGCAGGCGACGATCGACGCGCTCAACGCCGAATACGCCAAGCTCGAGGCGGAGTATGACGGCGCCGACGAGCTGCCGGACGAGGTGGACGAACGGCTCGGCGAGATCGAGGCGGCGCTCGCCGCCTTCGACGATCGGCCCGTCTCCTACGATCCGGCCGACATCGCCCGCGCCGGCGTCTTCGTCAGCATCGGTGCCGAAGGCGCCCTGTCGATCGACCGCGGCTACGTCCGACCGCAGGACGAAGCGCCCAAGGGCGAGCCGGACCAGGACGACGAGACCGATCCCGCGATGGCCGGGGCGCACGGCGCCGATCCCGACGCGCCCGTGGTTCAGCGCGCCGTCATCACCATCGGCAGGCAGGTCGCCGGGCCGGAGGACGAGGACGACGAGGACCTGAAGCCGCTCCCGGACCGCCTCGTGACCGAGCTGACCGCGGAGCGGACGCTGGCGCTGCGCGACAAGCTGGCGTCCACGCCCGCCGTCGCGTTCCAGGCCGTGCTGCACAAGTTCTGCCTCGACGTCTTCTCCCGCTATTTCTCCTCCGGGACGGCGATGGAGGTGTCGGTGCGCAGCGCCAGCTTCCCGGTGCAGGCGCAGGGACTGAAGGACACGCCCGCGGCGAAGGCGATCGAGGCGCGCCACAAGGGCTGGGAGGAGCGCCTGCCCAAGGACAAGGCCGATCTCTGGGACTGGCTCACCACCCTCACGGGCGACGAGCAGGCGGTGCTCTTCGCCCATTGCGCGTCCTTCGGGGTCAATGCGCTCTACGAAAAGGGCGACCGCTACGGCGCGGGCGCCTCGTCCCACACTGTCGAGCAGCGCATCGCCGAGGCCGATCGCCTGGCCCAGGCGGTCGATCTCGACATGGTGCAGGCCGGCTGGCGTCCGACCGTCGAGAACTATCTCGGCCGCGTGCCCAAGCTCCGCATCCTCGAGGCGGTGAAGGAAGGCGCCGGCGAGCGGGCGGCGCAGCTTATCGACCATCTGAAGAAGGGCGACATGGCCAAGGAGGCCGAACGGCTCCTGGCCGACACCGGCTGGCTGCCGGAGCCGCTGCGGATCGCCGCAGCGGACGACGTGCCCGTCGACACCACCGAAGCCGAGGATGACGGCGAAGCGCTGCCCGAATTCCTCGCCGGCGACGATGAGGAAGCGAACGCCGAGGCGCCGCAGGTGATCGCGGCCGAATAGCCCACGCGCGGGGCGGCTTCGGCCGTCCCGCGCCCCTTTTCCCTTTCAACCGACCCCACAGCCCGGCCTTCGCGCTGGGCTTTTTCGTTTCAGGAGACCGTCATGACCGACACATCCGACACCACGCCGCAGCCCGCCGCCCCGCTTTCCGATTGGGAGATGAAGGCGGTTGCACGAGCCAAGCTCGAGGCCGAGCTTTTCACCCTCAACAAGGCCACGCTGCTCAAC
This genomic interval carries:
- a CDS encoding ParB N-terminal domain-containing protein; translation: MATAIQKITLSSSRDIPFNKLVLSQSNVRRVKAGVSIEELAEDIARRTLLQSLNVRPVLDAEGAETGMFEIPAGGRRYRALELLVKQKRLAKAAPVPCVVRDPGTDILGEDDSLAENIQRAPLHPLDQFRAFLALREKGRSEEDIAAAFFVGVNVVKQRLRLASVAPALLDVYAEDGMSLEQLMAFTVTADHARQEQVWQAISGSWQKEPYQIRRMLTEKTVRASDRRAVFVGLDAYEAAGGVVLRDLFQSDDGGWLEDITLLDGLVAEKLKAEAETIAAGGWKWIEVAVDFPYGHTHGLRALEGVAIDLTSEEQATIDALNAEYAKLEAEYDGADELPDEVDERLGEIEAALAAFDDRPVSYDPADIARAGVFVSIGAEGALSIDRGYVRPQDEAPKGEPDQDDETDPAMAGAHGADPDAPVVQRAVITIGRQVAGPEDEDDEDLKPLPDRLVTELTAERTLALRDKLASTPAVAFQAVLHKFCLDVFSRYFSSGTAMEVSVRSASFPVQAQGLKDTPAAKAIEARHKGWEERLPKDKADLWDWLTTLTGDEQAVLFAHCASFGVNALYEKGDRYGAGASSHTVEQRIAEADRLAQAVDLDMVQAGWRPTVENYLGRVPKLRILEAVKEGAGERAAQLIDHLKKGDMAKEAERLLADTGWLPEPLRIAAADDVPVDTTEAEDDGEALPEFLAGDDEEANAEAPQVIAAE